AAAAAGGAAATGTACTCATTCGCGCTCTGGAGTCCGGTACGCGAGTAGGCATGGGAATGCGGATGCATCACGCGCAGCAACAGACACTACTGGAAGAGATGGCGGGCCAGCCCGGCGTATTGTGGTTCGCTGTGACGGATGCGCAAGGCATTATCATTATCCATAGTAACCCTGGCATGGTAGGTCAGCCGCTTTATTCCGCGTCTGAAATGCATCAACTCAATCCCGGATCGCAAGAACGCTGGCGGCGCGTAGAATTTACGACCAATGGTAAGCTGATGCCAGCGCTGGAGATTTACCGCCAGTTCCAGCCGCTTTTCGGTATGAGAGGCCATGGTATGGCGGGATACGGAAGCGCACACTGCGCCAGCGACGATGAACCTGCGCAGCAAACTATTTTTATTGCCTTTGATGCCAGCGATCTGGTCGCGACCCAGGCAAGGGAGTGGCGTAACACGCTAATTGTCCTGTCGGCTTTAGCGGCGGTGCTGCTGGCAACGTTACTGGCGTTTTTTTGGCATCAGCGCTATCAGCGTTCGCACAAAGAGTTACTTGATGCGATGAAGCGTAAAGAAAAACTGGTAGCAATGGGGCATCTGGCGGCGGGGGTCGCTCATGAAATTCGTAATCCGCTTTCATCCATCAAAGGGCTGGCGAAATACTTTGCCGAGCGCACGCCTGCTGGCGGCGAGTCGCATGAACTGGCGCAAGTGATGGCTAAAGAGGCTGATCGCCTGAATCGGGTGGTAAGCGAATTGCTTGAACTGGTCAAGCCCGCGCATCTGGCACGCCAGTCGGTCAATCTCAATGATATTATTACCCACTCCCTGAATCTGGTAAGCCAGGATGCGCACAGTAGAGAGATTCAGCTGAGATTCACCGCTAATGAGACGCTCCCCTGCATTCAGGCTGACCCGGATCGGCTAACTCAGGTATTGCTGAATTTATATCTGAATGCTATTCACGCGATTGGGCGCCAGGGAACAATTACCGTAGAGGCGAACGAAAGCGGGGCTGACCGCGTTATCATCACCGTTACCGATAGCGGGAAAGGCATCGCGCCGGATCAGTTGGAGGCGATTTTTACGCCTTACTTTACGACGAAAGCGGACGGAACTGGTCTTGGGCTGGCGGTGGTGCAAAATATCATCGAACAGCATGGCGGCGGGATTAAGGTGAAGAGTACTGAGGGGAAAGGCGCAGTCTTTACTCTCTGGTTACCCGTTAACGCGAGACAACAGGACTAACAAGGATGACACGCGGAAAAATCGATATTCTGGTTGTAGATGATGATGTAAGCCACTGCACGATTTTACAGGCGTTGCTTCGGGGCTGGGGCTATAACGTTACGCTGGCCTACAGTGGACGTGATGCGCTGGCTCAGGTCCGCGAGCAGGTCTTTGATCTGATACTGTGCGACGTACGCATGGCGGAGATGGACGGTATTGCCACGCTGAAAGAGATCAAGCTCCTTAACCCGGCTATCCCAATTTTAATCATGACGGCATTTTCCAGTGTGGAAACCGCGGTAGAGGCGCTCAAGGCAGGGGCGCTGGATTACTTAATTAAACCGCTGGATTTTGACAGCTTACAGGAGACTCTGAAAAACGCACTGGCGCATACGCGAGATGCCGCCGTTGAGCTACCGTCGTTGCCAGCCGCGCAGTTTGGTATGGTGGGGAAAAGTCCGGCGATGCAGCAGTTACTCAATGAGATTGCGATGGTGGCGCCTTCCGATGCAACCGTGTTGATTCACGGTGAATCCGGGACCGGCAAAGAGCTGGTGGTGAGAGCGCTTCATATCAGCAGTGCCCGGCGCAATAAACCGCTGGTGACGCTTAACTGCGCGGCGCTGAACGAGTCATTGCTGGAGTCCGAACTGTTTGGCCATGAGAAAGGGGCGTTTACCGGTGCGGATAAACGGCGGGAAGGGCGCTTTGTGGAGGCGGACGGCGGGACGCTATTTCTTGACGAAATCGGTGATATCTCGCCGCTGATGCAGGTGCGCCTGCTACGTGCGATTCAGGAGCGGGAGGTCCAGCGGGTTGGCAGCAATCAGACAATCTCCGTCGATGTACGGCTGCTCGCCGCCACGCATCGCGATCTGGCGCAGGAGGTTCAGGCCGGGCGTTTTCGTCAGGATCTGTACTATCGCCTGAATGTGGTGGCCATTGAAATACCGCCTTTACGCCAGCGCCGGGAAGATATTCCACTCCTGGCCGAG
The Salmonella bongori NCTC 12419 DNA segment above includes these coding regions:
- the zraS gene encoding two-component system sensor histidine kinase ZraS; the encoded protein is MNFMRLHKDAAATWLSWLLPIAIFILVGLFSIMVIRDYGRESAAARQTLLEKGNVLIRALESGTRVGMGMRMHHAQQQTLLEEMAGQPGVLWFAVTDAQGIIIIHSNPGMVGQPLYSASEMHQLNPGSQERWRRVEFTTNGKLMPALEIYRQFQPLFGMRGHGMAGYGSAHCASDDEPAQQTIFIAFDASDLVATQAREWRNTLIVLSALAAVLLATLLAFFWHQRYQRSHKELLDAMKRKEKLVAMGHLAAGVAHEIRNPLSSIKGLAKYFAERTPAGGESHELAQVMAKEADRLNRVVSELLELVKPAHLARQSVNLNDIITHSLNLVSQDAHSREIQLRFTANETLPCIQADPDRLTQVLLNLYLNAIHAIGRQGTITVEANESGADRVIITVTDSGKGIAPDQLEAIFTPYFTTKADGTGLGLAVVQNIIEQHGGGIKVKSTEGKGAVFTLWLPVNARQQD
- the zraR gene encoding sigma-54-dependent response regulator transcription factor ZraR, which produces MTRGKIDILVVDDDVSHCTILQALLRGWGYNVTLAYSGRDALAQVREQVFDLILCDVRMAEMDGIATLKEIKLLNPAIPILIMTAFSSVETAVEALKAGALDYLIKPLDFDSLQETLKNALAHTRDAAVELPSLPAAQFGMVGKSPAMQQLLNEIAMVAPSDATVLIHGESGTGKELVVRALHISSARRNKPLVTLNCAALNESLLESELFGHEKGAFTGADKRREGRFVEADGGTLFLDEIGDISPLMQVRLLRAIQEREVQRVGSNQTISVDVRLLAATHRDLAQEVQAGRFRQDLYYRLNVVAIEIPPLRQRREDIPLLAEHFLRQFAGRNRKAVKGFTPQAMDLLIHYDWPGNIRELENAIERAVVLLTGEYISERELPLSIAATPIKTEYDGPIQPLVDVEKEVILAALEKTGGNKTEAARQLGITRKTLLAKLSR